AGCCTCACGTGTCCTTGTCGTGTTTCCAAATATAGCAATGGTTAATTCAAATTCCTTGTACAATAAATGAAAAAAGGTAACCAACCGATCTTTATTATGTCTTTGCTAGCAACTCTTAGAGTAAACTTGGAGATAACTTTATACTGTCTTCAAATTGTCGCCAGATCAATCTAACAATTGATATGTTTTACTCACGAAATAAATGGAAACAAGTTGATTCCACTCGAGCTGTTGTAAGATGCTTAGCAGAACGTTTGAGCTGGACAGCTTGATTTGTGTATAAAATTTTTGTCCATCTATTCTTATGTCAGGGAAGTTCATCAGCACGTGTGATGTTCTTTCAACGATAGTCTAGTTAATTTAGTTCATTTGTTCATGTCGTTTAGCAATCTAGCTTGAGTCGGTATCAATTTagtttgtgatcatcaaaactTATATTTACATTTTATCTTAAAAATTTCTCTATTTTTTGTGATATAAAATCTAAGCTGTTGACTTAATTGATAAAAACTTAACATAATATGAGTAAACAAAACCGTTTATTAATAAGATGCATagataaataaaaacaaatgaaaatgatgaataaaaatttatctcctatttgttttattattttctgaAAGGTTGATGTGAAAAGTAGCAGAGCTTGTGTCCATCACTTAAGCTGCTATAATGACCACCACTACCGGAACTTCCATCAAGTGGTTTCTTTTGTTGAGACAAGGAAGAAGAGGGCTTAGACTATTCTTTGAGCTTAACATTAGATCTTTGAAAAGCATGCCTGAGCTCCGATAGCCGACTTGATTGCATGTTCAACACTCTGAGTACTTCAGAAATTTGAGTATTAAAGTTTGTTTTAAATAGCTCCAAGCCTAGTGAAGATGCCATGTGATGTGCTCTCGGGCCAAAAACTTCATTTTATGATCGGGAGAAAGACTGATGAACTAAATTCAGTTCATCAAATTGTGGAAGATCTTAGTTGAGAGTTTTGTTTATGCCATTGACATGTGTATTCGAGTGCAAATCTATATAGGATGTATCTAAAATTTTCCAAAAGGCATAGCATAGTGGAAACTCCATATTGCACATTCTTAGCTCTACTTGAATTTTTTaatagagtttttttttttaaaaaaaaaaactttggaATCCGCAACTGTTATTATTCATGTACTCTGGATAAACCCAAAATATCAACACAGAAGTCTGCAAGTAATGCTGATCAGATAAACCAAAATGAGCAAGTTCTATGTGAGATGCTTAAAgacaaatgcataaaaatattgaatttctGACTTCTTAATAAGTGCTTTTCATAATCTAAAAAATACAACTTAATGTCCTTACATTTCTCTATTACTATTCATATTTCTCtttaaattaatttcaaatattcaaataaattatttagatacatgtAAGAACCTTCATTTTTCAAATTGTATTTCGTATAAATATCCTTACTTTTTACATTTCATTACCAGTTTCAATTATGTCTCAacgattttttaaattaatataatttaaataaatatttatcgtGCATATAAATTTCATAATATTTATGTACCATTTTATACTTATTagcacatataaatcatttaaaatgcattATGATTACAGTAAGTAATTGAATAACAAGGAGCTTCGTTCTTTTTAACAATCTATATGATTAGAAATCTTATTGATGGAAACAAAATTGCGAACAACATACGCATGGAGAGATATCATCGTACAATGTTTGATCCGACTCAATTTTTGGATGAACTCAAAAAACGATTAATTTTGTTTATGGAAATAAAATAGTGGAAAATAAGAGGCATTGAAAGAGATTATTCCATGATAAGGTTGGCCCTACTCAACTACGGAGAGTATGTTttttatgagacgatctcacgaatctttatctgtgacacAGTTCAACCCAaacgatattcataataaaaagtaatattcttagcataaaaaataatattttttcatggatgaccctaataagagatctgtctcacaaaatacgactcgtgagatcgtaTCACGTAAGTTTTTGTCAACTATGGATTAGTCTTATACTAGTATAATTGCAAGAATCTGAGTGTAAACCAAACATTGAATTTTAATTACCAATCACTTATCAATATTATAcaacaagaaataaaagaatagGAGTATATCTTGAAACGAAAGACTTGTGTACAAATATACAAGTAGCTTTACTCCCATAAAAAGAAGACAATTAAGTTATTCGACAGAGAAGGTAAGCGATCCCACACTGATTATCGGAAAGTCACTAGACTTGCTGCGAATGCTTTCTTTCTATGAAATCTTCTTACTATGGCTCACGAAGTAGGAATTGATCAAACAAAAAAACTCACGTAAGACATATCTTTAATTCCGATCTGATTCAtgaaatttttgtttctttgaTGATAAAAGAATTAtttctcattttaaatattcacTCGTCCGACGAGAAAATGGTAACATCGTAAAACAATATACATATTCTAACTTAGGTGGCATGAAGGTTGTGTGCTCGTGGGGTTGATAGAATACCATTTAAAAAACGCGTCAGTTCGAGTTGTATTGGTGAGCTAATTTTCAAAGACATCATTTTGAATTAGCACACACAATGTCCCACATATACAAGACAAAttaaggtaaaaaaaaaaaacttttaattatACTTTCTTCCAAAAATATATAACGAGAATGAAATGGTGACCAACGAAAACATGATTGCTCGAACCTCAAACATCACAATCTTGGTAAAAACTGAGGAGGCCAGAGCAAGTCGCCCCACAGGTCTCTCTCTTCTTTCTTAGTTGGGAAGGAAGAAGGGAATAACGGCTCCCACTATTGTGCATCTTCCTCTTTTGCTGAATTTTTGACTATTTGCCTTTCCTTCTCTCAAGGTTAGATTTCTTGGTTGCAGTCTGTGTTTCTCTATTTTCCCGTTGTGTAATTCTGAAAAAGTTTGGTTCTTGGAGAACTTGTGGATCTGGGAATGCTTCCTTGAGTTCAAGTTTTTGTGGGCTTTTCTGGATTTTCATCTTTTCTCATGTGAAGGTTTGTGGATgggggaaattttttttttttttcaaatttcttctttgTCGGTACATTTGGGCCTTTGTCTCGTAATGGGAATTTTGGGATGTTTCACGTTTGGGGTTTTCTGTACTTGATTTAGTTGGTGTCGTGTCCTACAATGTTCTAAATGCTCCAAGAGTTTAGTTAATTGAGTAGTTCAGTttgagtttttatctttgcTATCTTAATAAATTAAGGCTTCGCTTTAGTCTTCCTTGTTCTTTTACCCTCTGTTCGGTGAAATTGTTCACTTGTTTTTCGGTGGTTATATGCTCGTGCTCTTTATGAACTTTTCAGATCCAGGTAATTTGGGAGGAAATTAAGACTCTTTCGATTTGGGTTTTTCCTGTTGCTTTTTCAAGCTTGATACGATGAATATATCAAACCTCTTGTGACCATACCAAATTTCTGGTTGGGGCATAGAAAACTGATGCAGTTTAGGTGATAATTTGAGGTTTCAGATATTAAAAGCTGAGATCTTGATAGGGTTTGTGTGATCGTTTTGTGGTTGAACTTTTGTATGGCTGTTGCCAAGAGCGAAACTGAATCACTGTTTAGTTCATGTAATTGCTATCGAGTTGCGTGCTTGAGGGAAACAATTTTAGATGCCCACAAGACTGCGAATTTGAGCGATCAGTATAATCTCGGAGAACATTTGGGCTGGGGACAATTTGGCATCATACGGGAATGTATCGATAAGTTTAGTGGTGAGGTTTTAGCTTGCAAGTCTATTTCAAAAGATCGGTTAGTCACTCAAGAAGATGTACGAAGTATCAAACTCGAGATCGAAATTATGAGCACTTTATCGGGGCACCCTAACGTGGTTGACCTTAAAGCAGTTTACGAGGAAGAAGATTATGTGCATCTCGTGATGGAGCTTTGTGCTGGAGGTGAGCTTTTTCACAAGTTGGAGAAGCACGGCAGGTTTTCCGAGTCAGAAGCCAGGGTGCTTTTCCGACACTTAATGCAAGTGTTGATGTATTGTCATGATAAGGGTGTTGTTCATCGAGATTTGAAGCCGGAGAACATCCTCTTAGCAACAAAATCCTCTTCTTCACCGATAAAACTGGCTGATTTTGGGCTTGCGACCTACATCAAACCAGGTAGAGTGCCAACTTACTTGGCTTCCCTGTTAATTCTTGCCGATTATTatgttgagaaatatttcctgatatttttatttttcttttttgaaaacAGGACAGAAGTTACATGGTACGGTTGGTAGTCCATTCTATATAGCTCCAGAGGTTCTTGCAGGAGGATATGATCAGGCTGCTGATGTATGGAGTGCTGGTGTGATTTTATACATTCTTTTGAGTGGCATACCACCGTTTTGGGGGAAAACAAAGTCCCGGATCTTTGATGCTGTTCGGGCTGCTGACTTGAGATTTCAGTCGAATCCATGGGATTTCATCTCTGATTCAGCAAAGCAATTGATAACAGGAATGCTTTGTAGGGATACATCGAATCGGTTTACTCCACAGCAGGTTCTAGGTAGGTTATTGTTACTCTTCCCTCATGGTTTTACTATCATGGTTTTACTATCTCAGATATTTTTATCCTTTTATGTAATATTCATCCTTTTGTAGAATACTAAAGAttatatttagatatttggagAAGCGAGTTTATGGAAACATGAGATCTGAATTAATTATTGTAGTATGATTGTTGAAAGGATCAATATTGTATCCAAACTTATAACCATTTGTGAACTAAGTTCGTTCTACGACGATTTTTTACAGACCATTCTTGGGTGAAGAACACAATGCCACTTTTCAGAGATCTAAGTAAAAGTGGTGAGCAACAATGTGGACTGGATTCTGAGAATAGCCGTATTTCCCCACATGTCATGAAAAGAAGTCAAGATATTAGTTTTGGAATTGGATCGCCCAACAATTGTGAAATTATGTCACCAACATTCACGTGCAAGTCGTCGTTTTCTTCTTTCATGGTATACCCGCCTACGCCTTTGTCGGAAACTTGTGGGTTTTCTTTCCGTAGTAGTGCTGGAACAAATACCATGGAATTTTCTATGCCTGTCATCACACTACCAAGCTTTGCTTTTTTCAAACCGAGCTTTGCGGTTAAACAGGAGGATGATGATTTGGATACCGCGGAAAATTCATCAGTACTTCATTTAATTCCTCGAGGTAATTATTTAGTCTCCTTATGCTATGCGTAAATTGCATGACACCCGCCTAAGATTTGGTCTAATTACACCCTGCTATGACTGATAAACTCCCTACAATTATACCCCTCAGGCTTCAAATCTTAATGTGGGTCTAGAATCGATATGGTTAAACTAAATGTTAAGAGGGTATCAGTGTAATGTGTCATAGTCCAGTTGAGGAAACAGAATCTTGTATTTATACTAGTCAATGCGATACATTAGCAAATTAGAGTAGTTTTCCTTGACCCCCAATCTCTTCTTACTACTCCTTGCAGATGGAGACATGGACTTCAAAGCAGTTGAGGTCAGAAAGAGTGCATCTGATGGGGCTCGAACGTTAGGCCTTCACAGCAGAAGGAACCACACAATTAGCCTTGGTGAATTCGAGCAGCTTGATATCATGGTGACAGAGTCAGTGATTCGATGGGCATCGTGCACTCATCTCCCGACAGCCCACTCACTTAGATCCTCACTTGTTTGTTAAAAGATCAAACCAACTAGGATTCAGGAAGCTAAAATAGGGGTAGTCGAGCCAAGATAGTGTGAGAAATGTTTCCTTTGCTGATGAAAGGTTTTCGTGGTTAAAAGAAAATTCTTATTACCAAGTAACTGCCGCCGCATGTACAGAACTAGTTCATCTAGCTAGTTCACTGTAATTTTCTACAAGGTGTGTCAAAAATTCTTCCCTGAAGAATGGAGTTGGTTCTTTTATTGCCATTACTACGAATCTTCCATTTCTTCCTGATTTACATGGATTTACAGCTTAGTCATTAAACCACGCAAATGGTTGCAGTTGGCTCAAGTAATGGTCTCCCACTTGCATGGTCCTCCCCATTATTCATTCCACCTAAGCACACTAAAGCTACTATCAAAACTCAATACATATCTTGGTGGACAATGTGTATGTCTATTTCAGCAAAAACTATGTAATCATAAATAAACGAAATACGGATTTTTGGGAGATGATGATATTGACATAAACAAAACAAATATCACTGGATTTCTTTATATTTGAGTTCGAGTTTGAAATTAACTACTTTTGTTTTAACGCGATTCAGACTAACAATCGTCTTCAAACTTGATTTGTTTGGTTCGAactaaattatcgaaatttattaaataaagtgTCATTCCTCAGTTTCTTTTACATCTGGGAACTTAAATTTTTGGGTTGGTAGTTGAAATGGATTGTAATGGGTTGCCACTGTGTGTTTGCAATATATGAGCCACatggatattttattttaaaactaagAAGCTCTGGGTGATTTTTGGTCTGAAATGTCTTAATTTTGTGCACTCCATAGTGTGGAAAAGTACATTAAAGAAGCACCATGAATTGTATAATCTCCGAGTTGGTCAGAAATCTCTTTACTGTCACCTAAAAACTGAACACCCGCAACCAGTGGCGGAGCCACATGTCTAAATACCCGAGTTAGcccaattttttattattaaattatatgtaaattttgtataattttggattaATATGATATTAACTCGGGTATATcaattgaaaatattaaaaaattctagagtttaaaattctagttcGGATAGAACCATATTCCTGGCTCTGGCTCTGACTTTGCCACTGCTCGCAACTGCTTTTCCCTCTTTGAAACCCAACATATcaataaaaacaagaaaatGGAGAAAGCTAAAAAATTTAGACTTTATGAGGAATCTTTATAGGAAATGTGAATTttatttctcaaaattacaataaaatcatGCCATTGTGTCATAATTTATGAGTTTGTGCTTGCATCAAAGTAGGTGAATGTAGTGTTGAAAGTGAATCAACCGACTTGaataattttcaatttatatttgAGTTCGTCGAATTTGAACAAAGCATAGATGTTTTTTATGTACCTACCAAATATTTCATgtttaaaaagaaataaatgtGAATTAgtattatatttaataatatttcaat
This sequence is a window from Primulina tabacum isolate GXHZ01 chromosome 17, ASM2559414v2, whole genome shotgun sequence. Protein-coding genes within it:
- the LOC142531091 gene encoding calcium-dependent protein kinase 26-like, with protein sequence MAVAKSETESLFSSCNCYRVACLRETILDAHKTANLSDQYNLGEHLGWGQFGIIRECIDKFSGEVLACKSISKDRLVTQEDVRSIKLEIEIMSTLSGHPNVVDLKAVYEEEDYVHLVMELCAGGELFHKLEKHGRFSESEARVLFRHLMQVLMYCHDKGVVHRDLKPENILLATKSSSSPIKLADFGLATYIKPGQKLHGTVGSPFYIAPEVLAGGYDQAADVWSAGVILYILLSGIPPFWGKTKSRIFDAVRAADLRFQSNPWDFISDSAKQLITGMLCRDTSNRFTPQQVLDHSWVKNTMPLFRDLSKSGEQQCGLDSENSRISPHVMKRSQDISFGIGSPNNCEIMSPTFTCKSSFSSFMVYPPTPLSETCGFSFRSSAGTNTMEFSMPVITLPSFAFFKPSFAVKQEDDDLDTAENSSVLHLIPRDGDMDFKAVEVRKSASDGARTLGLHSRRNHTISLGEFEQLDIMVTESVIRWASCTHLPTAHSLRSSLVC